The Chryseobacterium indologenes genomic sequence GTTGTTGATTTCTTGAAAAATTCTGAAAAATATACCAAATTGGGAGGTAAAATTCCTAAGGGAGTCCTTTTGGTGGGGCCTCCGGGAACCGGTAAGACCTTATTGGCTAAAGCTGTTGCCGGTGAAGCTAAAGTTCCGTTTTTCTCACTTTCAGGTTCTGATTTTGTAGAAATGTTTGTGGGAGTAGGAGCTTCAAGAGTAAGAGATCTTTTTGCCCAGGCAAAAGCAAAATCTCCTGCAATTATCTTCATTGACGAGATTGATGCCATCGGACGTGCAAGAGGAAAAAACAACTTCTCCGGCGGAAACGACGAAAGAGAAAACACCCTGAACCAGCTTCTTACTGAAATGGATGGTTTCGGAACAGATACGAATGTGATCGTAATGGCAGCGACCAACAGAGCAGATATCCTTGATAAAGCTTTAATGAGAGCAGGACGTTTTGACCGTTCTATCTATGTGGACCTTCCGGAATTACATGAAAGAAGACAGATCTTTGACGTTCATTTAAAGAAAATCAAGCTGGATGATAATGTAGACAGGGAATTCCTTGCAAAGCAGACACCTGGATTCAGTGGGGCCGATATTGCGAACGTATGTAACGAAGCAGCTCTTATTGCGGCAAGAAATAACCATACTTCAGTAACAAAACAGGATTTCCTTGATGCCGTAGACAGAATCATCGGTGGTCTTGAAAAGAAAAATAAAGCAATCAAACCTTCTGAAAAAGAAGAGTGGCTTACCACGAAGCAGGTCACGCAACAATTTCATGGTTGGTAGAACATGCTTCACCACTTCTAAAAGTGACGATCGTTCCAAGAGGACGTTCATTAGGGGCGGCATGGTATCTTCCGGAAGAAAGACAGCTTACGACGACTGAGCAGATGTTGGACGAAATGTGCGCAACACTGGGAGGGAGAGCAGCAGAGCAGGTGATTTTCAACAATATTTCAACAGGAGCACTTTCTGACTTGGAAACAGTAACGAAGAGAGCTCAGGCCATGGTGACGATCTACGGATTAAGCCCGAATATCGGTAATATTTCTTACTACGACAGCTCAGGTCAGTCTGAATATTCTTTTGGAAAACCTTATTCTGAAGAAACAGCCACAAAAATTGATGCTGAGATTAAAGCCATCATCGAAAATCAATATGAAAGAGCTGTAAGAATTCTTGCAGAAAATAAAGATAAGCTTGATGCATTGGCCAATAAGCTTTTAGAAAAAGAGGTGATCTTCCGTGAAGACTTAGAAGAAATTTTCGGAAAGAGAGCATGGGATCCTGAATTGACAGAGAAACCGGTTACCAATACCATTCCTGAAAAAGAACAACAGGAAATGTTGGAAACTCCTCAGATTAAAGAAAAAGAAGAGGAAAGCGAAATACAGGCGCCTGAAAGCCCTACGCAACTTTAAAAAACCTCTTAAATAGGATAAATAAAACCTGACAACTGTAAAATTGTCAGGTTTTTTCATATTTAAAGAGACATTTTTGGAATCTATTGTAATTAATTTTCTATTTTTGTATAAAGTTGACTAAAAATAGATTAAGTTGAATTTATTCAAGAGGATTGTAAGCAAACTTACCAACCAGCCTGAGGAAGAGGAAAAACAGAGTCTGGAGAAGCTTGGGGATTCGCTCAAAAATGCGGATCTCGACTATAAGTTTGCGCAATTATTTACGCATTCGGGAGGATTTTTTAATTATTGTGCAGATGAAGCGGAGGCTCTACAAACTTTAAATCAAATTATTAAAATAGAAGGTATAAGAAACCTTTTCTGTTGGGACAAAGAACTTCAGAACTTTTTGAATGTTGTGAAGTCTCCCTATACGTCAGAATTGCAACCGTCTAATGATGCAGCATTCATTACCTGTGAATACCTGATCGCTTATGACGGAAGAATTATGCTTTCTCATAATAATATTCTCCATTATCATTCTTCAAGGCTGCCGGATAGAATTATCATTATTGCCAATGTTTCACAGATTGTAAACAACCTGAATGATGCCATGGGGAAAATAAAAAGGAACGGAAATATCAAGAATCTTACTTCCATCAGCGGAAGCCAGTCAAAAATGGATAGTTCTTCGAATTCCAATACCAAATTGTTTTTATTACTGCTTGAAGATTAAGCAGCCACTTCTAAATTGTAAATTTTGGACAAAAACCTTATTCAAAGAACCATTTCAGGCCTGGTGTATGTAGCCGTTATCATTCTTTGTACCACTCCGTTGGGAGCACAGCTCATCAACAGTATCGTTCCCGGCCTTATTCAACAGCAGTACCTATATCATGGATTAATGAGCCTTTTGCTGGTTGTAGGAACCTGGGAATGTATCAAAATCATGAAATTCGGGAAAGGATATGAGAAATGGGTCGTTTTTCCGTTGGTCATTTTTATATTTTATATTTTTTCCAAAAGATATTTCCACCACGATTTCTTTTTTGATTTCAGACTGAGTGAAATCCTTGCTCTTGCATTGATAGGGATCGCTGTGGTTACTTTATTTAAATTTCCCAACGAATTATACTTTGACAGTGGTAAACTTATTTTTACAGTCATTTACGTAGCGCTCCCGTTCAGTTTCGCATTAGGATTACCAAAGTTCTCCAGCTATAACGATAACTTCTCTCTGGAAGTTCTTTTCCTGTTTATTTTAATATGGAGTAGCGATACCTTTGCTTATCTGGTAGGGAAATTCTTTGGAAAACATAAAATGGCCCCTAAAATTTCCCCTAAAAAGACATGGGAAGGATATGCAGGTGGAGTAGTGCTGACACTGGTTTTATCTTACTTTATCGAGCATTATCAGCCGGAACTGAGAGGAAACTGGATGGTTGTTGGATTTCTTGTTGCTGCCTTTGCCCCACTGGGAGATCTGGTGGAGAGTCAGCTGAAAAGAAATTTCGGCGTAAAAGACAGTGGAAACATCATTCCGGGGCATGGTGGTGTATTAGATAGGTTGGATAGTTTCATAATCTGTGTTCCTGTCGTATATTTGTACTTTATTTTAGAAAAATTTATATAGTCTCATGAAATTGCATAGAGAATCAAAAGGAACAATCACCGTAGCGACGATCCTTTTTTTGTTAGTGGGAGCGCTGGCGATTTACTTCCTTAAAATATGGTCACTGGTGATCATCATGCCTTTGTTGGTTATTTACTGTCTTGTATTCTGGTTTTTCAGAGTTCCGGATCGTACTATTCTCGATCACAAAGAAAATGTAATCGCACCGGTCGACGGAAAAGTTGTAATGATCAAGGAAGTAGAAGAGAATGAATTCCTTCAGGGAAAGGCCATTCAGGTTTCTATTTTCATGTCTCCACTGAATGTACACATTTGTAGATATCCGGTGACCGGAAAAGTGATCTACAAAAAATATCATCCGGGGAAATATCTCGTAGCATGGCACGAAAAGTCTTCTACAGAAAATGAAAGAACGACGGTAGCAGTAGAAACGCAGACGAACCATAAAGTGGTCTTCAGACAGATTGCGGGATATGTTGCCAGAAGAATTGTTTTTTACTGTAACGAAGGAGATCAGGCAAAAGCCGGACATGAATTCGGTTTCATCAAGTTCGGATCAAGAATGGATGTATTCCTTCCTCTGGATACTGAAATTGTGTGTCAGATCGGAGATATCACAAAAGGGGGTCTGGATGTGATCGCCAAACTGAAACACTAAGATTTATCATCAATCATAAAAAAGATCGTTCTCAAAAGGACGATCTTTTTTATTGTAAATCCACAGATTGTCACCTGTGAGGAGAGAGTATCTGAACCTATTATTTGATCTTAAGCTTTTATATATGGTTTTATTTCATCCAGAAGCCTTAATATCAGCTCCAGTGGCAAATCTTGCTCGGCGTCAATTAAAAGGATTTTAAACTTCTTTCTGCCATCCTGGGTCAATTCAGGATAGTCCAGTTTATCACCGTGGTAAAAACTGATGTAATGCTTCCGGTACTTTTTGCTGTAATAAAAATAACAGAGCATTTTTTTTTGTATTTGATAAAGGGAAGACCAAAGCTGAAGGTTTCCGTAATGTTTTCTGTATCAGAAGCCAGTATCTTTTCCCTTAAAAAAGAAGAGCACTTCTTTCAGGCTCTTCGATTCTGTAGAAATACTCTTGTATAGGGTTCATATTTTGAAATTCTTGAAATACATTAGTCGAAATTCTGAAGTTCGACAAGCTTATTATACATTCCTTTTTTAGCGATAAGATCGTGGTGGGTACCTTGTTCTACAATGTCTCCTTTTTCCATTACCACAATCCAGTCTGCTTTCTGGATGGTCGAAAGTCGGTGGGCAATCACCAGAGAGGTTCTGTTTTCCATCATTTTTTCTAAAGCATCCTGTACAAATCTTTCGGATTCGGTATCAAGGGCTGATGTTGCTTCATCAAGAATCATGATTGGAGGGTTCTTTAGGACAGCCCTTGCGATAGAAACTCTTTGTTTCTGTCCTCCCGACAGCTTGTTTCCGTCATCCCCGATATTGGTATCATATCCTTCCGAAAGATTGGTGATGAAATCGTCTGCATTGGCTATTCTGGCTGCTGCAATTACTTCTTCTCTCGTGGCGTCAGGTTTACCCATCAAAATATTATTGTATACCGAATCATTGAATAATACGGACTCCTGGGTTACCATTCCTAAAAGCTGACGGTATTCCTGTAATTTCAAATGTTTGATATCTGTACCGTCGATAAGAATTTCTCCTTCTGAAACATCATAAAATCTGGCTAAAAGGTTAGCTATGGTCGTTTTTCCACTTCCGCTTTGCCCGACTAATGCTACAGTTCTTCCTTTCGGAATCGTCAGGTTGAAATTTTTAAGGATAAGATTGGATTTATCATAGTAGAATCCAATATTTTTAAATTCAATATTATTTTGTAAGGTAGAAATAGAAACCGGTTCTGCAACTTCTTCGATTTTTACATCAGCATCCAGGATTTCCAATACTCTTTTCAGAGAAGCTTCCCCTTTCTGTACGTTGGAAATGGAAGTGGATAAACTTTTTGCAGGAGGCAGGATCTGGAAGAACAATCCAAGGAAAACAAGGAAATCTGCAGGAGAAATACTTTGTTCAACAATAATCTGTTTTCCTCCGTACCAGGCAATGATTAAGAACGTAATAGAACCTAGGAATTCGCTCATAGGAGAAGCTAATTCTTTCTTCCTTCCTAAACTGATGGAGCTCGAGATCCACTTGTTCATGGATCTCATAAAACGATTATCCATGATCTTCTCCGCATTAAAGATTTTAATAACTTTTGAAGATTTTAAAGTCTCATCTACAATAGAGAAGATCGTTCCCATTTCATTTTGTGCTTCGTGAGAATCTTTCTTAAGACTTTTTCCTACCAAAGCGATCATGGTTCCCATAACGGGTAAAACCAATAGAGAGAAAAGGGTCATTTCCGCACTTAAAAAGAATAAACTTACCAAAGTACTGATCAGCATAAAGGGTGCATTGATAAGTTCCACTAAACTTCCCAGAATATTTCCTTCAACTTCTCCAACATCATTAGACATACGGGACATCAGATCTCCTTTTCTGCTTTCTGTGAAAAATGAAACCGGTAAAGAAAGTATCTTTCTGTACATCGCGCCACGAAGATCTTTTGTAACGCCAACACGGTAGTTGATCAACAGGAAAGCACCAAAATATCTGAACATATTTCTCAGTAAAAACATGAACGCAGTGATGATACACAGCCATGCAAGGACTTTCAGGGCACCATATTCACCTACAAGGTTCTGGATATAGTAGTTGGAATAGTCTTTTACATAGGTGAAAAAAATCAAGAAACTCACCGGAATAAACGGGTGCGGTCTCATATTTTTCCGGTTTAATGGTGCCAAAAAGCATTCCCAGTACCGGTAAAATAGTACCTAAGGAAGCAATCTGAAATACGGAGTACAGGATATTGAAAAATAAACTTCCGTAGATGTATTTTTGATGCGGTCTCGCGAATTTCAGGATTTTTTTATATTCGTTCATTCAATGAAAAAATTGGATAGCAAAATTACGTAAAATTACAAGATAAGACGTTCTTAATCCTATTTTACTTTAATTAATATGTTTTAAAGGATTTGTTTTTGTTACAACTAAATATAATCTGCCAATGTTTTTTTATTATTATAGAATAAGATACCGTATCGCACAGATATTGATGAAAAAAACAAACCGTCCTCAGGACGGTTTTTATGGCAATGAAATCAATTAAAATTTACCTGGTCATTATATTTCGGACTGAAATTATGAGGATTTAATTTTTCCAGTGTTTTCCCGAAATTGTTGATGATTTGCGTCATATTATCAAAGTCAACGATGTTGATGTCATCATTTTCATGATGATAATGCGTCGCCTTACTCATATCTACTGTTGAAAATGAATGAGCAATGATTTTCTTCTTTACAAAACTTACGTTGTCTGAACGATAAAATAATTGCTCTCTTGCATAAGGGTCTGCGTTTATTTTTAATCCGTTTGCGGCACTTTTGTTAAATAATTCATCCAAATCCGAAAAGCTGTCGCCTGTCATATACAGTGCATTTTTCCCCCATTGAGATTCTGTGGCAACCATTTCAAAATTGAAAAGAGCGGTCATATTCTGATAGATTTTGTCAAGGTTTTTATCCTGTGAGATAGCTGTAGAACCCAGCATTCCTTTTTCCTCGCCATTAAAAGCCATAAAAACCATAGAAAAATCCGGTTTTTTATTTTTAAAATAATCTGCAATACCTACCAGAGTGGTAATTCCGCTGGCGTCATCATCTGCACCGTTGTAGATATTGT encodes the following:
- a CDS encoding LUD domain-containing protein, whose amino-acid sequence is MNLFKRIVSKLTNQPEEEEKQSLEKLGDSLKNADLDYKFAQLFTHSGGFFNYCADEAEALQTLNQIIKIEGIRNLFCWDKELQNFLNVVKSPYTSELQPSNDAAFITCEYLIAYDGRIMLSHNNILHYHSSRLPDRIIIIANVSQIVNNLNDAMGKIKRNGNIKNLTSISGSQSKMDSSSNSNTKLFLLLLED
- a CDS encoding M28 family peptidase; amino-acid sequence: MKKLSYLIVSLFSICTFAQEISKERVKTILSTLASDEMKGREIGTPENENAAQYIATLFKENNLDYCTGNSYLIPFEYKGKKAYNVCGVKKGKNDKYLGFSGHFDHIGTSNKTGDNIYNGADDDASGITTLVGIADYFKNKKPDFSMVFMAFNGEEKGMLGSTAISQDKNLDKIYQNMTALFNFEMVATESQWGKNALYMTGDSFSDLDELFNKSAANGLKINADPYAREQLFYRSDNVSFVKKKIIAHSFSTVDMSKATHYHHENDDINIVDFDNMTQIINNFGKTLEKLNPHNFSPKYNDQVNFN
- a CDS encoding phosphatidate cytidylyltransferase is translated as MDKNLIQRTISGLVYVAVIILCTTPLGAQLINSIVPGLIQQQYLYHGLMSLLLVVGTWECIKIMKFGKGYEKWVVFPLVIFIFYIFSKRYFHHDFFFDFRLSEILALALIGIAVVTLFKFPNELYFDSGKLIFTVIYVALPFSFALGLPKFSSYNDNFSLEVLFLFILIWSSDTFAYLVGKFFGKHKMAPKISPKKTWEGYAGGVVLTLVLSYFIEHYQPELRGNWMVVGFLVAAFAPLGDLVESQLKRNFGVKDSGNIIPGHGGVLDRLDSFIICVPVVYLYFILEKFI
- a CDS encoding phosphatidylserine decarboxylase family protein, coding for MKLHRESKGTITVATILFLLVGALAIYFLKIWSLVIIMPLLVIYCLVFWFFRVPDRTILDHKENVIAPVDGKVVMIKEVEENEFLQGKAIQVSIFMSPLNVHICRYPVTGKVIYKKYHPGKYLVAWHEKSSTENERTTVAVETQTNHKVVFRQIAGYVARRIVFYCNEGDQAKAGHEFGFIKFGSRMDVFLPLDTEIVCQIGDITKGGLDVIAKLKH